The following coding sequences lie in one Rutidosis leptorrhynchoides isolate AG116_Rl617_1_P2 chromosome 4, CSIRO_AGI_Rlap_v1, whole genome shotgun sequence genomic window:
- the LOC139840519 gene encoding uncharacterized protein has product MSDDIPLRVAASFHMSKIYINPSELESYVLYELQILLHQQSKSVSDFGLPKIPQHLLDDLQNRLIMEEKNFDREALIAEKLILESKMNDKQQMIYNMVISSNSSKKQELIFVYGHGGTGKTFLWKAITTALRAEGKIVLAVASSGIASLLLSFDQTAYSRFKIPLDLTDESMCNIKKQTNMASLLKKTEMIIWDEVPMNDRKCLEALDRTLRDIYDILEVPFGGLTFVLGGDFRQTLPLKKGCGKQKENVANFAEWLLQIGNGSVGIPDKSDLHNVSWIEIPEKFCIQHTKESLQQLISFIYDEELLRNPDAMKLQQQAIICPKNETVDIINNMIMRKKEGQQKTYTSCDSATPYSNDGGQTELLYPTEYLNCQNFPGLPPHELSLKIGVPIILLRNLNVAGGLCNGTRMIVTQLLSNLIEGEIIT; this is encoded by the exons ATGTCTGATGACATACCACTTAGAGTTGCAGCCTCCTTCCATATGTCAAAGATATACATAAATCCATCAGAATTGGAAAGTTATGTGCTGTACGAATTACAAATTTTACTGCACCAGCAATCGAAGAGTGTTTCCGACTTTGGCCTACCCAAAATTCCTCAACACCTTctagatgatcttcaaaacagactcATCATGGAGGAGAAAAATTTTGATCGTGAAGCGTTAATTGCAGAAAAACTGATTCTTGAATCAAAGATGAATGATAAACAACAAATGATATACAACATGGTCATCAGCTCAAATAGCAGCAAAAAACAAGAACTTATATTCGTTTATGGCCACGGTGGAACAGGGAAAACCTTTCTCTGGAAAGCAATCACAACTGCACTACGAGCCGAAGGGAAAATAGTACTCGCAGTAGCATCATCCGGTATAGCTTCCCTGCTATTATCTTTCGATCAGACTGCATACTCGAGGTTCAAAATTCCTCTTGATTTGACAGACGAGAGTATGTGCAACATTAAGAAACAAACGAACATGGCGTCACTACTTAAAAAAACGGAGATGATAATTTGGGATGAAGTTCCAATGAATGACCGAAAGTGTTTGGAAGCTCTCGATAGAACACTCAGAGATATCTACGATATCCTCGAAGTTCCTTTCGGTGGGCTAACCTTCGTATTAGGTGGTGACTTTCGTCAAACATTACCGCTTAAGAAAGGATGCGGGAAAC AAAAAGAAAATGTCGCAAATTTTGCGGAATGGTTATTGCAAATCGGAAATGGTAGTGTTGGCATCCCTGACAAGTCAGACCTCCATAACGTCTCTTGGATAGAAATTCCAGAAAAATTTTGTATTCAACATACCAAAGAGAGTCTCCAGCAACTTATATCGTTCATCTACGACGAAGAGCTGCTGCGCAATCCAGATGCAATGAAGCTACAACAGCAAGCAATAATTTGTCCGAAAAATGAAACGGTAGATATCATTAACAACATGATCATGAGAAAGAAAGAAGGTCAACAGAAAACGTATACGAGCTGCGATTCTGCAACTCCATATAGTAACGATGGCGGGCAGACCGAGTTACTATATCCGACCGAATATCTAAACTGTCAAAACTTTCCAGGGCTTCCACCTCATGAACTATCGCTAAAAATCGGTGTTCCCATAATTCTACTAAGAAATTTGAATGTCGCCGGAGGTTTATGCAATGGAACAAGGATGATAGTAACACAACTACTATCAAATCTTATCGAAGGCGAAATCATCACATGA
- the LOC139840520 gene encoding uncharacterized protein: MSPKKRTNQLPDSAIPSSSDGVINNMELNPSKKRKKVINKLHVGDGNPTNISACVSSSTTLRTGSCDDIALPLTASRSHTAGIRFDVGFNQLTSGSNDTEGVTNEYDDISDCNCVCSFCGATFWYEERLKISSSSLRFNHSCEGGRVDLPREEEPPAIFAQLLGTKNYVDNIRAYNQMFSMASYGAHIDDTINNSRGPYVFKISGQVYHWVGSLCPEDGDPPRFLQLYIYDTVNEIRNRMRFFGGDRSDVLKAEIVRQLIEVLNAKNELVKLFRTARDRIESNDIPNLRIRLYNFIGTRQHEMPTSDAIGAVIFESGDRTKTDYDMIIEYKGGTPKRVNKLHPSYMSLQFPLLFVYGQSGYHPGLKLRNIHGGGGRRKDKMTMNMFYTYQLHDRYNTFGLLSKCGRLFQQYVVIAYCIIEMDRLDYVKNNQQNIRNEYLTELYDAINRGDYYGADVGSRTILPASFTGGPRYMYSHYLDALAICRVHGNPRFFITFTCNTRWPKIRRYMRKYPGLTSTDRADIVVRIFSMKLKQFITVLKEEELFGPYGSVLYTIEFQKRGLPHCHTLLWIKSTRKSYEPEDVDRFISAELPDPIRDPNGFKVVSEMMMHGPCGSLNDKAPCMEQTMQGSVCSKKFPKPFNESTYFDSEGFIHYRRRNLGVSADKGTCRLDNGYVVSYNRALCLRFHAHINVEWCGWTMLIKYLFKYISKWTDRISVHIPKPVGEHTSADTEQNPNVDEIKNFVDARFICPYEACWRIFNFPIHYREPAVQVLAVHLKDMQLVKFRSTQRLKSVVNNPVQKKTTLTEWLFYNRHSDDGKHLTYLDFPLEFVWVDNEK; this comes from the exons ATGTCGCCTAAAAAACGAACTAACCAACTACCTGATTCTGCTATACCATCCTCTTCTGATGGTGTAATTAATAATATGGAATTAAATCCTTCTAAAAAAAGGAAGAAAGTAATTAATAAATTACATGTTGGAGATGGTAATCCGACTAACATAAGTGCCTGTGTGAGTTCTTCAACTACACTTCGAACCGGTTCCTGTGATGATATTGCCTTACCATTGACAGCTTCACGTTCACACACAG CTGGGATACGTTTTGACGTTGGTTTCAATCAGTTGACTTCCGGTTCAAACGATACAGAAG GTGTAACAAACGAGTATGACGACATCAGTGACTGCAATTGTGTTTGTTCTTTCTGTGGTGCTACTTTTTGGTATGAAGAAAGACTAAAAATCTCTTCAAGTAGTTTAAGGTTTAACCATAGTTGTGAAGGGGGTCGTGTTGATCTGCCACGTGAAGAGGAACCTCCCGCTATTTTTGCGCAGCTCTTAGGCACCAAGAATTATGTTGACAATATTCGCGCATATAATCAGATGTTTAGCATGGCTTCATATGGGGCTCATATCGATGATACTATCAATAACAGTAGGGGGCCCTATGTATTTAAGATTTCGGGCCAAGTTTATCATTGGGTGGGGTCGCTATGCCCAGAAGACGGTGATCCTCCCCGTTTTTTACAACTGTATATATATGATACTGTTAATGAAATCCGAAATAGAATGAGATTTTTTGGTGGAGATAGATCCGATGTTCTCAAAGCTGAAATCGTTAGGCAGTTAATAGAGGTATTGAATGCTAAGAATGAATTAGTTAAGTTGTTTAGGACTGCGAGGGATAGAATCGAGTCAAATGATATCCCTAATTTACGTATAAGGCTCTACAACTTCATTGGTACACGACAACATGAGATGCCTACCAGTGATGCAATTGGTGCTGTTATATTTGAGTCGGGTGATAGAACTAAAACCGACTATGATATGATCATAGAGTATAAAGGTGGTACACCAAAACGTGTAAACAAGCTGCATCCATCTTATATGTCATTACAATTCCCACTACTGTTTGTGTATGGTCAATCAGGGTACCATCCGGGTTTAAAACTAAGAAATATTCATGGAGGTGGTGGTAGAAGAAAAGACAAAATGACCATGAACATGTTCTATACTTATCAACTACACGATAGGTATAATACATTTGGTTTGTTATCTAAATGCGGAAGGTTATTTCAGCAATATGTAGTTATCGCTTATTGTATCATAGAAATGGATAGGCTCGACTACGTTAAAAATAATCAGCAGAACATACGCAACGAATATTTAACCGAGTTGTATGATGCCATAAATAGGGGTGATTACTATGGTGCTGATGTTGGTTCGAGAACTATATTACCCGCATCATTTACAGGCGGTCCTAGATACATGTATAGTCATTACCTAGACGCGCTTGCCATATGTCGTGTGCATGGTAATCCTAGGTTTTTCATTACGTTCACCTGTAACACTAGATGGCCGAAAATCAGAAGGTATATGCGCAAATATCCCGGTCTCACTTCCACTGATCGTGCAGATATAGTTGTTCGGATCTTTAGTATGAAACTGAAGCAGTTTATTACCGTCCTGAAAGAAGAAGAATTGTTTGGTCCGTACGGATCTG TCCTTTACACGATAGAGTTTCAGAAAAGGGGGCTTCCGCATTGTCATACATTATTATGGATTAAATCAACACGGAAATCCTATGAACCAGAAGATGTAGACCGCTTTATTTCAGCTGAATTGCCTGACCCCATTAGAGATCCTAATGGTTTCAAAGTCGTTTCTGAGATGATGATGCACGGTCCTTGCGGTTCATTAAATGATAAAGCACCATGTATGGAACAAACCATGCAAGGATCTGTTTGTTCTAAGAAATTTCCGAAACCATTCAATGAAAGCACGTATTTTGATAGTGAAGGTTTTATTCATTACCGAAGACGTAATCTGGGTGTTTCGGCCGATAAAGGTACCTGCAGACTTGATAATGGTTATGTGGTATCATACAACCGTGCATTATGTTTGCGGTTTCATGCACACATTAATGTTGAATGGTGTGGCTGGACGATGCTTATCaagtatttatttaaatacatCTCAAAATGGACGGATCGTATTTCCGTTCACATTCCCAAACCTGTCGGCGAGCATACATCAGCCGATACCGAACAGAACCCGAATGTTGATGAAATAAAGAATTTTGTTGATGCGCGGTTTATCTGTCCATATGAAGCATGTTGGCGAATATTCAATTTTCCAATTCATTATCGCGAACCAGCTGTCCAAGTACTCGCTGTCCACTTGAAAGATATGCAGTTAGTGAAATTTCGCTCTACACAGCGCCTAAAGTCAGTTGTCAACAATCCAGTTCAAAAGAAAACAACGTTAACAGAATGGCTATTTTACAATAGACATTCTGATGACGGAAAGCATCTTACCTACCTAGATTTCCCACTTGAATTTGTCTGGGTAGATAATGAAAAATGA